AATTGTTCGTCATCTTACCCAGCAGATTTGCCGTTCGCGCGCCGATAATGGACGTTGTAGACTTAGCGCCTTTCGCAATGCGGCGGAAGGCGTGACGAAAATATGGCATATATGTCCTTGACGTGTCGAGCTCGGTGTGCTACCATGCGCGAAGCTCCAGTTGGCTTCCTGCGCGATGCCTCCTGGCAGGATCGGCGCTCTCTGACGGGGCGCAGCCAACCGGCAACTTAGTGCTATTCTTTCTCGTAGAGGTACTGATGGAGTTAAGACGTTACGATCGAAACCCTGTGCTAGTCCCAACCGATAACTGGTGGGAGAACCAGGCGGTCTTCAACTGCGCCGCCGCGCGCCTCAACGGCGAGATTCACATCCTGTATCGTGCCATAGGCGACGACGGCATTTCCAGGTTCGGGCACGCGGTCAGCGTGAACGGCCTGGACATCGCGAGGCGAGATTCGCTGCCGATTTACGAATCGCTTGGAGACGAACTCGAGCGATTGGGAGTTGAGGACCCGCGGATCACCGAGATCGAGGGGACGTACTACATCACATACACCGGTGCATCAGTCTACCCGTGCTGTGCCGCGGAGCCCGGAGGGGCCGTCACGAACATTCCTTGGCGCTGTCGGGTGGGACTGCTCTCGACCAGGGACTTCATCACGTATAAGAAGCACGGATGCATCCTGCCGGACATGGACAACAAAGACGTCGTCATATTTCCTGAGAAGATCAACGGGAAGTACGTGATGCTGCATCGAACCTTCCCCGACATCTGGATTGCCTACTCCGAGGATCTGATCCACTGGCATGACCACAAGATCATTATGCGCGTGCAACCGAGCGGATGGGACTGCAACCGCATCGGAGCCGGCGCGCCGCCGATCAAGACCGAACAGGGCTGGCTCAACTTCTATCACGGTGTGGACCACAGCCGCAACTACCGGCTGGGCGTGCTCATGCTCGATCTCGACGATCCATCGAGGGTCATCGGGCGTTCCGTAGACCCGATCCTCTCTCCCGTGGAGAACTGGGAGCTGCACGGACTGGTGCCGAACGTCGTGTTTACATGCGGGGCTGTCGAGATGGACGGCCAGTACTACGTCTACTACGGCGGCGCGGACAAGGTGATAGGCGTCGCCACAATGGATATCGAGGATGTCGGGAATGTGCAACTGGAGAGAATCCAGTAGAGCCTGAACTGCGGGGAAAGGGGCCTCTCCGATCCCTTTCCCCGTGTCCTCAGTGTCACAGACCGCCGGCGAACTCCTCGCCGAACGCCCGGCATTTCGCAAGGTCGTTCTCAGTGGGCACGAAGCAGAATCGGAGCCCCGACTCGACCACCTTCAGCCGCAGGCTTCGCATTCGCTCCTCGATCATCCCAACGGCCTCTCCGCTCCAGCCGTACGACCCGAAGGCGGCCCCTGCCTTGCCCTTCCTGTTGACCAGCGCGAACAGACCGAGCAGGCTCCAAACCGGCTCGAGCGCATCTCCGTTGATGGTGCACGATCCAGCAATCACTCCCTTGGAAGCCTCGACGGCATTCCGAACCTCTTCCGGGTCTGCAGTTGCTGCGTCGAAGAGCGATACC
The sequence above is a segment of the Armatimonadota bacterium genome. Coding sequences within it:
- a CDS encoding glycosidase; translation: MELRRYDRNPVLVPTDNWWENQAVFNCAAARLNGEIHILYRAIGDDGISRFGHAVSVNGLDIARRDSLPIYESLGDELERLGVEDPRITEIEGTYYITYTGASVYPCCAAEPGGAVTNIPWRCRVGLLSTRDFITYKKHGCILPDMDNKDVVIFPEKINGKYVMLHRTFPDIWIAYSEDLIHWHDHKIIMRVQPSGWDCNRIGAGAPPIKTEQGWLNFYHGVDHSRNYRLGVLMLDLDDPSRVIGRSVDPILSPVENWELHGLVPNVVFTCGAVEMDGQYYVYYGGADKVIGVATMDIEDVGNVQLERIQ